TAATTGAATAAAAGTTGAATTTATTATCTTGAAAATGGAATATTTATATTTTTGTCTTCATGTTATACTCACCAATCCAGCATTGATATTTATAACTCAGTATGTTTTAAAAAAACGTAGTTTTAAGTAATAAACGAATTTAATAAATTAAATTCATCACCTATAATGTTTTGTAAACTATATTTGAAAACTCTCTAAAATTATATTTTAAGCATAATATTACTATTATTTAATTTAAGTTATTTTAAGCATAATATATGCTAAACCAAATTAAATTATATTTACAATAGGACCATCCTAAACCATTAATAAACCAAAAACAAAATACTAAACCAACATGAACCAATACCTGATTCGGCGAAGAAAGAACTGTTTCAGGATAAACGCTTGAATGGTTATTAAATGTAATGGTTTGATCATGAAAGAGTTAGTATGAATATTAACAATAAAATTATGGATTAGATTAATTTAAATTTGTAAGAATACCTTTGAGTCTATGAAAACCAATTCAATTTTCATGAATAAATTTGGCTTTTGTAAGTTGCGGGTTTTCCAACAATGAATCCACCTAACAAAAAGTTCGTTGTTATAAAAATCTCCTTTAAGGTCATTAAAGGTTTTTGGGACGGCAAGAGTTGATGGTGAAACCATTTTTTTGCTCGAGTGCTTTGAAGTTTTCGTTGATAGTGTGAGGAGTATTTACTTATTATTATATATATAATTCATATATTACGTATTTACATTATTTACTTATTATTTATTTTCCTGTATATGTATTTCCATTTCTTGTACTTTTTATTTATTTAATATCTCTATTGTACATTTTAAGATAGATGTTTAAATCTTAATGTACATTTTCCATTTCTTTAAATTATATATTTCCATTTGTTATACTTTCTATTTACGTAATATCTATATTTTAAAATTTAAGATATATTTTTAAATCTTAATATAATTTTCCATTTTCTTTATATCGTGTATTTCTATTTCTTATACTTTCTATTTACGTAATATCTATATTTTAAAATTTAAGATATATTTTTAAATCTTAATATAATTTTCCATTTTCTTTATATCGTGTATTTCTATTTCTTATACTTTCTATTTACTAATAATTTTATATTTTAAGATAGATTTACATTTTAAGATTGATGTTTAAATACTAATGTACTTTTTCCATTTTTTTAAATTGTGTATTTCCTTTTCTTATACTTTCTATTTACGTAATATCTATATTTTCCACTTTAAGATAGATGTTTAAATATTAATATATTTTTTCCATTGTTTTTAAGTTCTGTATTTCTTTTTCTTATACTCTATATTTACTTAATATCTATATTTTACATTTTCAGATAGATGTTTAATATTTAATGTACTCTTTCCTTATTTTAAAAATTGTGCATTTACATATTATTGTATATATAATTTATATATTTATAATATTTACTTATTATTTACTTATACTTTATGTTTAGTTAATATCTATATTTTATATTTTAATATAGATGTTTAAATCTTAATGTAAAACATCATTTTTTTAAATTGTGTATTTACTTATATTATATATTTTACATTTTAAGATAGATGTTTAAATACTAATGTACTTTTTCCATTTTTTTAAATTGTGTATTTCCTTTTCTTATACTTTCTATTTGCGTATTTTTTATGTTGTATGTTTACATATTATTGTTATTTTTAAATGTAAAATGATAATCTTAAATATTTTTAATGTAGTATTTCCATTTTTTTATGTTGTATGCTTACATATTATTTATTATTTTCGAAATTATATATAATGTTTTTTTACAAAATAGCAATGTTACATTATGGAGATAAGCCGTTTTTTTTAGTGAAAAATGGGAATCTTACATATGTTTAATGTAGTTTTTCCATTTTTTATGTTGTATGTTTACATATTATTTTTTAAAAATAAAAATGTAAAATGGTAAGGGCAATTGTCCAAAAGAACACATTTCAAGTTTATGTCACAAAAATGACACCAGGAAATGAAAGTCACAAAAATGACATTCATTAAAGGGCAAAAGGTCACTACTACCCTTGTGTTATAAGAATAAAAAAACAAACAATTCATTTCCTTCACTCACGACTCTTCGAACCGTGTCGTCTCCGGCTCGGGAATCTTCAAACCCTCACCGGCACTGTCGTCTCCGGCTCGCGAATCATCTTCTCCGGCTCGGGAATCATCGTCTCCGGCTAGGGAATCATCTTCTCCGGCTCGCTAGTCATCTTATTCGGCTCGCTAANNNNNNNNNNNNNNNNNNNNNNNNNNNNNNNNNNNNNNNNNNNNNNNNNNNNNNNNNNNNNNNNNNNNNNNNNNNNNNNNNNNNNNNNNNNNNNNNNNNNTCTTCGTATCAGGAGGAGTCTTTGGAATCAAAGATCAACAGAATCAGTGAGATGGTGGGAGATAATTTAAGGATCATGAACGGTCCTTTGTGTTTGATTGAAAAAGACAGGAAACAGATTAAAGAACGTGTGACAAAACTAGAGAAACTACAAAGAGTTACTTCATATGAAACTCCAAACAATGAGGTAACTTTTTTTTCGAAAATTAAAATTAATGTTTATCTAGTTCTTGATTCAGTCTTTTTTTGAGTTGTCAAGTAATTTTGGAAGATGTTATACATATTTAGGATTGCCTTCCTAATTTTTGTTGTACTTGCACAGACTGACACAACTCCATTTCATGAGACGGCTTCCAGACAAGGTGAAGCCAATACAGATCAAGCATATGAACAACTTAACAATGAGGCAACTTAACTCGATTTGGGAAGCAATGGAATTTGCTTTGCTGGCTGCTTGATGCCATTCAATTTCAGATAGCCTGTGTTCGTTGGACAAACGAAGAAGAGCCCTGTAACGTTCCACAGTTTCCGCCTTTCCTTTGTTGAAACCATCGGAAGCATCAGATCCGTAAACCTCCTTTATGGGACGCTTCATCATCTTCTTTGACCCTTCCATTGAAACTTGATGAATGAGAAAAGAATAAACACAGAAGAAATGAAAGTCAGTAAAAGAGAGATCTGATATCTTCCCTTGTATATATAGAACGAAAAGTAACCCTTCGATTACTATAAAATGGTTTAGAAAGCAACCTTTCGATTATTGAACGGTTACTGAGATAAATGATGTCTGTTTTAGAAAGGAACCGTTAAAAAAAAAATCTGATTCCAAGGGGAATCAAACCCAGGTCGGGACAAGTGTATCAATTTTGAAAGATATGTGGTTTAGCCTCTAGGCCGAGGAGAATCATCTGGTAGATTTTTCCACATAAACATATTTAACCGTACAAATTGTGATTAGCAAAATTTGGAGAAAAAAAAATAAAAATATACACATCTCCCAGGATTNNNNNNNNNNNNNNNNNNNNNNNNNNNNNNNNNNNNNNNNNNNNNNNNNNNNNNNNNNNNNNNNNNNNNNNNNNNNNNNNNNNNNNNNNNNNNNNNNNNNNNNNNNNNNNNNNNNNNNNNNNNNNNNNNNNNNNNNNNNNNNNNNNNNNNNNNNNNNNNNNNNNNNNNNNNNNNNNNNNNNNNNNNNNNNNNNNNNNNNNNNNNNNNNNNNNNNNNNNNNNNNNNNNNNNNNNNNNNNNNNNNNNNNNNNNNNNNNNNNNNNNNNNNNNNNNNNNNNNNNNNNNNNNNNNNNNNNNNNNNNNNNNNNNNNNNNNNNNNNNNNNNNNNNNNNNNNNNNNNNNNNNNNNNNNNNNNNNNNNNNNNNNNNNNNNNNNNNNNNNNNNNNNNNNNNNNNNNNNNNNNNNNNNNNNNNNNNNNNNNNNNNNNNNNNNNNNNNNNNNNNNNNNNNNNNNNNNNNNNNNNNNNNNNNNNNNNNNNNNNNNNNNNNNNNNNNNNNNNNNNNNNNNNNNNNNNNNNNNNNNNNNNNNNNNNNNNNNNNNNNNNNNNNNNNNNNNNNNNNNNNNNNNNNNNNNNNNNNNNNNNNNNNNNNNNNNNNNNNNNNNNNNNNNNNNNNNNNNNNNNNNNNNNNNNNNNNNNNNNNNNNNNNNNNNNNNNNNNNNNNNNNNNNNNNNNNNNNNNNNNNNNNNNNNNNNNNNNNNNNNNNNNNNNNNNNNNNNNNNNNNNNNNNNNNNNNNNNNNNNNNNNNNNNNNNNNNNNNNNNNNNNNNNNNNNNNNNNNNNNNNNNNNNNNNNNNNNNNNNNNNNNNNNNNNNNNNNNNNNNNNNNNNNNNNNNNNNNNNNNNNNNNNNNNNNNNNNNNNNNNNNNNNNNNNNNNNNNNNNNNNNNNNNNNNNNNNNNNNNNNNNNNNNNNNNNNNNNNNNNNNNNNNNNNNNNNNNNNNNNNNNNNNNNNNNNNNNNNNNNNNNNNNNNNNNNNNNNNNNNNNNNNNNNNNNNNNNNNNNNNNNNNNNNNNNNNNNNNNNNNNNNNNNNNNNNNNNNNNNNNNNNNNNNNNNNNNNNNNNNNNNNNNNNNNNNNNNNNNNNNNNNNNNNNNNNNNNNNNNNNNNNNNNNNNNNNNNNNNNNNNNNNNNNNNNNNNNNNNNNNNNNNNNNNNNNNNNNNNNNNNNNNNNNNNNNNNNNNNNNNNNNNNNNNNNNNNNNNNNNNNNNNNNNNNNNNNNNNNNNNNNNNNNNNNNNNNNNNNNNNNNNNNNNNNNNNNNNNNNNNNNNNNNNNNNNNNNNNNNNNNNNNNNNNNNNNNNNNNNNNNNNNNNNNNNNNNNNNNNNNNNNNNNNNNNNNNNNNNNNNNNNNNNNNNNNNNNNNNNNNNNNNNNNNNNNNNNNNNNNNNNNNNNNNNNNNNNNNNNNNNNNNNNNNNNNNNNNNNNNNNNNNNNNNNNNNNNNNNNNNNNNNNNNNNNNNNNNNNNNNNNNNNNNNNNNNNNNNNNNNNNNNNNNNNNNAGAAGCATCAACAAAAAGGTTTTCATCTCTCTTGATATGCTTAGCAGCAGCGATGGCATGGATGTAGGGGATCTTGTCAATGTCGAAAACATTACATGTGCAATGCCGCTTCTCCAAGTCAACAACAAACTTCATTGTTTCATTCTTCACCTCAAACTCGCTTCGATCAACTTGATACACATTCAACAACATTGCGGCCCCTAACCTAGATACCAATTTCTGCACAACTTTTGGAGTAACCAGGTGCTTATGTTTCGCAGCCGCTTCGCGTCGCTCAAAAAACCAAGTGGTCATCGTCAATCTGATAGTTTCAAGGAGAGAGAGATAATGGGCAACTCACGAGGCATCCTCAACATAGAATTGAGAGACTCTGCAATGTTGGTAGTCATGATATTATACCTGTTCGCAGGCGCATAGCTTCGTGCCCACTTCCTAAAATCAGAATCTTCCAGATACTTAGCCAATTCAGGACATTTATCCTTTATGTCCTTGAATATTAACCAGAACTCGTGACACGTATAGGCATCAGCAGCGCTTTCCACCAGAGGTAGCAACCCAGTCTTCGCATATGTAGGAGTGATGTTGCGGAGCAGATGGATCCTGCAAATTCCATGGTGAGATAAGGGATATACATCCTCCAACGCTGAAGAAATGGAGTTAGCCCTGTCTGATACAAAAACAAGATCCGAAGCGTCCGGGATCTTCTGGCTCAAACCTCTAAAGAACCATTTCCAAGAGGCGCCATTTTCCGCGTCAACCACTGCAAAGGCGAGAGGATATTGATGATAATTCCCATCTTGAGCACAAGCTGCCAATAAAGTCCCATTGAATTTTCCCTTCAGAAATGTACCATCTACTGCAATAACTCTCCTCATCAATGAGAATCCCCTTATCGAAGGACCAAAAGCCACAAATGCATACTTGAACTTTCCTGTAGCATCCACATGTTGATAAGTCAAGGAATCAGGGTTTGTTTCTGTGATTTTATACAACCACCTAGACAAATTGTAATAGCTGTCTTCAGGAGTCCCTCTAACCAAAATCTGAGCTTCTTCTCTCAATCTCCAAGCTTGTTTGTAATTGATGTGAACACCATGCAGCATCCTGACCTGTTCAATGATCTGTTTCGGTTTGAGACCTTCCTTTTTTTCTCCATAATTGCTGCAAATCAAAGAACCCAACAACTTTGCAGATGCTTGTCTGTGGTTGGCTTTCCTGTGTGTTGTATCACATGTATGCTCATGAACATACTTTTTAACAACGAAAAAATCTGAAAGAGGTAGCTTGATAGCACGCATCCTCCACGTGCAATTTTCATCAACACAACTCAAAAGCACTCTTGACTTGTTAGAAGAGACAGTCTTGTACTCAAACTTCCACTCTAAAGCCCATTTCTTCATCCTCAACATCAACTCTCTCTTTGTCTTAAAATAGCTATTCACCTTAATATCGCCAGCTCCTCTCGTGGTTGGTGAAAGTCCAATATGGACAGGGCTAAAATCCGGAAGAGCATTCAGAGGAACTGTAGAAACACCTTCATAAAGAAGACGCTGCAAAATCAAGATGTTCTGGAAGGATTAGTACTTGGTTAGGAAGCCTATCCTGAACAGTCTAAAAAAGAAGAAAATCATACAAACACAAACAGAAAAAAAGGAAATTAGAGACGATGTACCTGTTTTTCTCTCTTCACAGTAGAACAAAACACTGGAGTGGCATTCAATGGAACATGAGAAGCAAATGTATCACTAGTTTGTCTGTTACAGCTTGCTGGATCAGTATGAACCTGCAAAGGTCAAGTTGTTTTGGAATGCTTAGTACTTGATTAGGAAGCCTATCNNNNNNNNNNNNNNNNNNNNNNNNNNNNNNNNNNNNNNNNNNNNNNNNNNNNNNNNNNNNNNNNNNNNNNNNNNNNNNNNNNNNNNNNNNNNNNNNNNNNNNNNNNNNNNNNNNNNNNNNNNNNNNNNNNNNNNNNNNNNNNNNNNNNNNNNNNNNNNNNNNNNNNNNNNNNNNNNNNNNNNNNNNNNNNNNNNNNNNNNNNNNNNNNNNNNNNNNNNNNNNNNNNNNNNNNNNNNNNNNNNNNNNNNNNNNNNNNNNNNNNNNNNNNNNNNNNNNNNNNNNNNNNNNNNNNNNNNNNNNNNNNNNNNNNNNNNNNNNNNNNNNNNNNNNNNNNNNNNNNNNNNNNNNNNNNNNNNNNNNNNNNNNNNNNNNNNNNNNNNNNNNNNNNNNNNNNNNNNNNNNNNNNNNNNNNNNNNNNNNNNNNNNNNNNNNNNNNNNNNNNNNNNNNNNNNNNNNNNNNNNNNNNNNNNNNNNNNNNNNNNNNNNNNNNNNNNNNNNNNNGAGAAGTTTTTTTTGCTGATGTGGACGCTCTATGGAACCTCAAAAGGTCCATTTTATTAGTAAGGATGTTTTTTTATAAAACGGTAATATTACATTATGGAGATATGACGTTTTTTTAAGTGAAAAATAGTAATTTTACATATGTTTAATGTAGTTTTTCCATTTTTATGCTGTATGTTTACATATTATTTATAATTTTCAAAAATTAGTAATATTAAAATACGAAACTATATTTTATGCCACGTGTCATCTTTCGCGAGAAGTTTTTTTTGCTGATGTGGACGCTCTATGGAACCTCAAAAGGTCCATTTTATTAGTTTTCGAAATTATATATAATGTTTTTTGTTTTTTTATAAAACGGTAATATTACATTATGGAGATATGACGTTTTTTTAAGTGAAAAATAGTAATTTTACATATGTTTAATGTAGTTTTTCCATTTTTATGCTGTATGTTTACATATTATTTATAATTTTCAAAAATTAGTAATATTAAAATACGAAACTATATTTTATGCCACGTGTCATCTTTCGCGAGAAGTTTTTTTTGCTGATGTGGACGCTCTATGGAACCTCAAAAGGTCTCTTTTATTAGTAAGGATTCTATTTTTTAAATAATAATGCCACGTGTCATCTTTCGGTAGAAGTTTTTTTTCGCTGATGTGGACATCCCATGGAGTTTTGTATTCAGTTATTATTTTATAGATGTTTAATTTAGTTTTTTTTATTTCTCAATTATATATTTACTTATTCTAATTTTTTTTGTTTTTATATCAAATGATAATATTATGATAGATGTTTAATGTAATATTTCTATTTATTGTATTGTATATTTACTTATTATTTATTTTTTTCTTATATTGTGTATTTACTTATTATTGTTTAATGCAATGTTTCTATTTCTTATATTGTTTATTTACTTATTATATATTTTTTCCTTATATTGCAAATTTACTTATTATATATTTTTTATTTTTTTAAAAAATAATGTCACGCGTCATCTTTCGGTAGAAGTTTTTTAGCTGATGTGGACCTCTCATGGAGCCTCAAAAGGTCCCTTTTATTAGTAGAGATTACTTATTATTTATTTTTCTTTATATCGGGTATTTATATTTCTTATACTTTCTATTTACTAGTAATTTTATATTTTAAGATAGATTTACATTTTAAGATAGATGTTTAAATACTAATGTACTTTTTCCATTTTTTAAATTGTGTATTTCTTTTTCTTATAATTTCTATTTGCGTAATATCTATATTTTACATTTTAAGATAGATGTTTAAATATTAATATATTTTTTCCATTGTTTTTAAGTTGTGTATTTCTTTTTACTTTATATTTACTTAATATCTATATTTTACATTTTCAGATAGATGTTTAATATTTAGTGTACTCTTTCCTTATTTTAAAAATTGTGCATTTACTTATTATTGATTATATTATTTATATATTTATATATTTATAATATTTAATTATTATTTATTTCTCTAT
This genomic interval from Brassica oleracea var. oleracea cultivar TO1000 chromosome C2, BOL, whole genome shotgun sequence contains the following:
- the LOC106324163 gene encoding uncharacterized protein LOC106324163, which encodes MSEKRKGESLFPNCADPYVCDMSSLVNDVARIHQSEIFRDDGNGQEAKDDRMEEVPTIGSNLESDKKGIRYFEQNKWKKKAKYAKKLKQVHTDPASCNRQTSDTFASHVPLNATPVFCSTVKREKQRLLYEGVSTVPLNALPDFSPVHIGLSPTTRGAGDIKVNSYFKTKRELMLRMKKWALEWKFEYKTVSSNKSRVLLSCVDENCTWRMRAIKLPLSDFFVVKKYVHEHTCDTTHRKANHRQASAKLLGSLICSNYGEKKEGLKPKQIIEQVRMLHGVHINYKQAWRLREEAQILVRGTPEDSYYNLSRWLYKITETNPDSLTYQHVDATGKFKYAFVAFGPSIRGFSLMRRVIAVDGTFLKGKFNGTLLAACAQDGNYHQYPLAFAVVDAENGASWKWFFRGLSQKIPDASDLVFVSDRANSISSALEDVYPLSHHGICRIHLLRNITPTYAKTGLLPLVESAADAYTCHEFWLIFKDIKDKCPELAKYLEDSDFRKWARSYAPANRLTMTTWFFERREAAAKHKHLVTPKVVQKLVSRLGAAMLLNVYQVDRSEFEVKNETMKFVVDLEKRHCTFSMEGSKKMMKRPIKEVYGSDASDGFNKGKAETVERYRALLRLSNEHRLSEIEWHQAASKANSIASQIELSCLIVKLFICLICIGFTLSGSRLMKWSCVSLCKYNKN